A DNA window from Flavisolibacter ginsenosidimutans contains the following coding sequences:
- a CDS encoding alkaline phosphatase PhoX, which translates to MLYRKELVLGVFYFSIFQASSQTIATFNSIQPAVQTQNLVLPATHTFQRIVRSNSTLLSGETVGINLDFTGYVPISGSSSNGYLSISSERVYAGAAILSISLNPTTKLWTIGDGGNVPFPFSDIGYVNAFCAGTVMPNGHVMVCEETMAGADYNSDGYNDDGWIIEIDPASRTVINQDGVGGVDKLWAMGRQKHEDVVMTPDMSVAYWSADNDTAGYVYKFVPAVPGNFSVGNLYALQTTSSLGGGTWQQIPNTTAAEQNNTTTSAKDAGAYNFVRVEGIERGPDGKIYFAATTSGRIYRFNDLGNTVDQLEVFVESTDYDVDGAGPYPPVAWGNGADNLAFDGEGNLWVLQDGGNDYIWVVAPDHTAVAPKVKLFAIMPGGSEPTGITFSPDYKYLFMSVQHPNNSNTSSQTDAAGNAVVFDESTAIVIARQENLGANVPLPVNLTSFEARTEKNTVELNWKTASISNDEFTIERSINGVHFDAIGTVKQLASSFRFVDDKLPLANNLYYRLRQKDKDGKIVYSETKTINIEKQSILRLFPSPVSDKLIVQLSNATTGQVSATIINAAGVTISRQVRSATNNFEIHVKELPAGTYYLIVETAEGKSTASFTKK; encoded by the coding sequence ATGCTGTACAGAAAAGAACTGGTGCTTGGTGTTTTTTATTTTTCCATATTTCAGGCTTCTTCCCAAACCATTGCAACCTTTAATTCCATTCAACCAGCAGTCCAAACGCAAAACCTTGTTTTACCTGCCACGCATACGTTTCAGCGAATCGTGCGGTCGAACAGCACTTTGTTATCTGGCGAAACCGTAGGCATCAATCTGGATTTTACCGGTTACGTTCCAATTAGCGGCAGTAGTAGCAACGGTTATCTTTCCATCAGCAGCGAACGCGTATATGCGGGAGCGGCTATCCTTTCCATTTCATTAAACCCTACGACAAAACTTTGGACAATTGGCGACGGCGGCAACGTGCCCTTTCCTTTTTCCGATATAGGTTATGTAAACGCCTTCTGCGCCGGAACCGTTATGCCCAACGGGCACGTAATGGTTTGCGAAGAAACAATGGCCGGTGCTGACTACAACAGTGATGGTTACAACGATGACGGCTGGATTATCGAAATTGATCCGGCATCACGTACGGTTATTAATCAAGACGGTGTGGGTGGCGTTGACAAACTATGGGCAATGGGACGTCAAAAACATGAAGACGTTGTTATGACTCCCGATATGTCCGTCGCTTATTGGAGCGCTGATAACGATACGGCTGGCTATGTGTACAAATTTGTTCCCGCTGTTCCGGGAAATTTTTCAGTGGGTAATTTATATGCGTTGCAAACCACATCCTCGTTGGGCGGCGGCACCTGGCAACAAATTCCAAATACAACTGCTGCTGAGCAAAACAATACGACAACATCAGCAAAGGATGCCGGTGCTTATAATTTCGTCCGCGTTGAAGGCATTGAACGCGGCCCCGACGGCAAAATTTATTTTGCCGCTACGACGTCGGGAAGAATTTACCGCTTTAATGATTTGGGCAACACGGTTGATCAATTGGAAGTGTTTGTGGAATCAACGGACTACGATGTTGACGGTGCCGGGCCGTATCCGCCTGTCGCCTGGGGTAATGGCGCAGACAACCTTGCTTTCGACGGCGAAGGAAATTTGTGGGTATTGCAGGATGGCGGTAACGATTACATCTGGGTGGTGGCGCCTGATCATACGGCCGTGGCTCCAAAAGTCAAACTCTTTGCCATCATGCCTGGTGGCAGCGAACCGACGGGCATTACCTTCTCACCCGATTACAAGTATTTGTTCATGTCTGTCCAGCACCCGAACAACAGCAATACGAGTTCGCAAACTGATGCGGCCGGGAACGCGGTGGTGTTTGATGAGTCAACAGCGATTGTGATTGCCCGACAAGAAAACCTCGGCGCCAACGTTCCACTGCCGGTGAATCTTACCTCTTTTGAGGCAAGAACGGAAAAAAACACCGTTGAATTAAATTGGAAAACGGCAAGCATCAGCAACGATGAATTCACAATCGAACGATCAATCAACGGCGTACATTTCGACGCAATTGGAACCGTGAAGCAATTAGCTTCTTCGTTTCGTTTTGTTGATGACAAACTTCCGCTTGCGAACAATCTTTATTATCGCCTAAGACAAAAAGACAAAGACGGAAAGATTGTCTATTCGGAAACAAAAACGATCAATATAGAGAAACAGAGCATCCTAAGATTATTTCCTTCGCCGGTTTCTGATAAACTCATCGTTCAGCTTTCAAACGCAACCACAGGGCAAGTTTCCGCAACCATCATAAACGCAGCCGGTGTAACCATCAGTCGGCAGGTAAGAAGCGCCACGAATAATTTTGAGATTCATGTGAAAGAATTGCCCGCTGGCACCTATTACCTGATTGTAGAAACGGCTGAAGGAAAAAGCACAGCATCATTTACTAAAAAATAA